The genome window CCGGCGGCGCCGGGCGGCAACAGCGTCATCTGGTTTAACCTCGATGGTACCATTGTCAACAGAGGGGTAGAGCTACTGGCCGGTATTACGGCGGTAGATAATCAGCGCTTTGGCTTGAACTTCAACGCCAATGCCACCTTTGTGAAAAATGAAGTATCGGACCTGCCTGCAACCCTGATTATTCAGACGGGCACGCTCAGTGGGCAGGGCTTGTCGGGCGTAACGGCAGAAACGATTCAGAACGGCCGGCCCATTAACGGCTTCTCTTTGCCCACTTACAACGGTATTAATGCCGATACGGGGCTGTACAATGAGTTCGGGGCGGCGGGCTACGCCGGAAATCCGAACCCTACTACGCTGGTAGGCCTGAGCACCACAGCCCGCTTCGCGAAATTTTCCCTGACGGCTAACCTGAACGGAGTATTCGGCAACAAAATCTACAACAACACTTTCAACAGTGTGCTCAACGTGAGCCAGATTCGGGCGGGCCGCAATATTGCCTTGGCGGAGTATGAATCGGGCACCAAGGAGTCGCTGGCCAACGCTGTTACGCCCTCCACGCGCTACCTGGAAAGCGGCAATTTTGTGCGCCTTTCCAACGTCACGCTCTCCTACGCCCTCGGCGACCTGGGCTCGTCATTCAAGGGAATCAGCGTGTACGCCATCGGCCAGAACCTGTTTGTCATCACGAAGTACCGCGGCTTTGACCCTGAAGTCAACACCAACAAGTCGTTTGGCGTGGTACCCTCGGCTGGCATCGACTACACCGGCTACCCCACGGCCCGCACCTTTACGTTCGGCGTCAATTTCTCCCTGTAATCCACCCCCTGAATCTGCAGTTCCATGAAAAAGACACTCAGCGCGGCGGCTATGCTGACGGCGCTTCTGCTAGCCAGCAGCTGCGATATAAACGAAGAGTTCCAGGGCTCCCTGACGCCTGACCAGGTAAGCACGGGTAACGCCGCCTCCCTGCTCGATGGCGTGTATACCTCCATGCGTAGTCCGTTTCAGGGCGCTACTCAGGTGTTTGCTCTCTCGGAAGTAACTACCGACGAGCGTATTATGCCTACCCGCGCCGGCGACTGGGACGACAACGGCGTGTGGCGGCAACTGCACTTGCACACCTGGGATGCCAACCACAGCCAGGTGCGGGATGCCTTTGCCAACCTGGGTGGGGTAGTGTTTGCCGCTAACGATGTGCTGCGGCCCGAGTTCAATGCCTCCGTGCAGCAACAGGCCGAAGCCCGCTTCCTCCGCGCCTGGGCCATGTACTGGACCCTCGACCTCTTCGACCAGGTGCCCTACCGGGAGCCCGGGGAAAGTGTAGCCGCCAACGCCCGCGTGCGAAAAGGAACCGAGGCGCTCGACTACATTATCAGCGAAGTGAATGCCGTGCTCACGAACTTGCCCGACGGACCGGCTTATCGGGCCAACAAAGACGCGGCCCGCGGCCTGCTGATGAAGTGCTACCTCAACCGGGGCGTGTACGCCAACCGCGCCGCGCCCACGTTTGCCGCCGCCGACATGAACCAGGTAATTACCCTGGCCAACCAAATCATCAACACGGGGCGCTACACGTTTGCTACCAACTACTTCGACAACTTCGCGCCCGATAACACGGCCATCGGCACGGAGAATATTTTCACGGAGCTGAACATTGGTGGCGTGAGTAGTGGGGCTCAGTTTGACTTATGGCGGTTTATTTCGCACTACAACATGACCCCCAGCGGCTACAACGGCCCAGCCGCCCTGCCCGGCTTCTACGATAAGTTTGGGGCCAGTGACATCCGGCGGGGCACGGTGTACACCTATAAAAACGGCCCGGCTAACCCTGGCAAGCGCCAGAACGTGGGCTTCCTGATCGGACAGCAGTACAACCTGACCACCGGTGCTCCCCTCACCGACCGCACGGGCGCGCCACTGGCATTCACCCGGGAAGTGCGCATTATTGAAACGGGTGCCAACCTGGAGGTTACGGGTATCCGTCCGATGAAATACCCGCCCGACTTCACCAACAACGGCGCCGGCACGACCGACAATGATATGGTACACCTGCGCCTACCCGATATTCTGCTGATGAAGGCCGAAGCTATTTTGCGCGGTGGTACGGCTACCGCCGCCGGGACCTACGGGGCTACCCCTTTGGCTCTGGTCAACTCCATTCGTACCCACGGCTCGCGCAATGCCGGACCCCTAACCAGTCTGGACTTAACTACCCTGCTGGATGAGCGGGGGCGGGAGCTGTACCTAGAGCAGTGGCGGCGCCAGGATATGGTGCGGTTCGGTAAGTTCCTGAGCCCTGGGGAGCAGCGCACCACAACCAGCGACCCGAAATACCTGATTTTCCCCATTCCCAATCAGCAGCTGGCCGTAAACCCCAACCTCACCCAGAATCCTGGGTATTAAGGTAGTAGCGGCAGAGTCGATACACAGGAGCAGCGGTTGGCGTCAGCGGGCCGCTGCTCCTGTGTTGGTGGGCTCGGCCTAGGCGTTCACCTAACGTGCTTTTTGTATGCTGATAATCAAGAAAATAGGAGCGGCTTTTCTGCTGTTGCTACCCCTGCTGGCCCTGGCCCAGCCCACTCCACGGCAGCTGTACCCAGGGCTGTTTGAGGCGGTGCAGCTGGGGCAAGTGTACCCCGATGGCAAAACCTTCGTGGACATGTTGCCCACCGTGGCGCCGAGTGTAGTGCTAGCCGCGTACCAAAAGGAAAAAGGTCGGCCGGGCTTCGATTTAAAAGCCTTTACCAAGCGTTATTTCTACCTGCCCGCCACCGATACGGCCCTCTACCGCAGCAACATCCAGGGCGGCATCCGGGCCCACCTCGACACGCTCTGGACGGTGCTGCGCCGGCCGGCCCAAACGCAGGTGCCACCCTACTCCTCCTTGCTGCCGTTGCCCCATCCGTACGTGGTGCCGGGTGGCCGCTTCCGCGAGGTGTACTACTGGGACTCGTACTTTACCATGCTGGGCCTGCGCGAGGCTGGCCGTCAGGATCTGGTGCGCGATATGGTCGATAACTTCGCCTACCTCATTGATAAGCTGGGCTTTATTCCTAACGGGAACCGCACCTACTACCTTACCCGCTCCCAGCCGCCCTTCTTTGCTCAAATGGTGGGCTTGCTGGCCGAAGGCCCCGATTCTGTGGCAGTCCTTGGCCGCTACCGGCCGGCCCTGGCCCGCGAGTACGCCTATTGGATGGCGGGCGCCGAAGCGCTGAAGCCCGGCCAGGCCGACCGCCGCGTGGTGTGCCTACCCGGGGGCGAGCTGCTGAACCGCTACTGGGACGACAGCGACCAGCCCCGCGAAGAATCGTACCGCGCCGACGTGGAGGCTGGCCGCCGCACCAAGCAGCCGCTGCCGCAGTTTTACCGCAACGTGCGCGCTGCTGCTGCCTCGGGCTGGGACTTTAGCACCCGCTGGTTCGGCCCCGATGGACAACTGGGCTCGATTCGCACCACGGAGCTGGTACCCGTCGACTTAAACTGTTTGCTCCTGACCATGGAACGAGGCCTGGCCCGCGCCCACCGCGCCGCCGGACAGCTACCCCAAGCCAGGGAATATGAGCAAAAGGTCCAGGCCCGTGCCGCTGCCATCCGGCGCTACTGCTGGGATGCCGCAGCCGGCTGGTTTGTTGATTACGACCTGACGCAGCGTCGCTTCGCTACCGCTCGCACGCTGGCCGGCACGTTTCCGCTCACCTATGGCGTGGCTACCCCCGAGCAAGCCCGCGCTATTGCCCAGGGTTTGGAAAGTGCGTTTTTGAGTCCGGGCGGCCTGCTGACCACCACCAAAGTCAGCAGTCAGCAGTGGGACGCGCCCAACGCCTGGGCTCCGTTGCAATACGTGGCAATAGAAGGTCTGCGCCGCTACCAGCAGCCGGTGCTGGCAAATATCATTGCCCGCCGCTGGATGGACCTCAACGTGCGCGTGTTCACTCAAACTGGCAAGCTGCTAGAGAAATACAACGTCACGGACCTAACCCGGCCGGCCGGTGGGGGTGAGTATAAACTCCAGGATGGTTTCGGCTGGACTAACGGAGTGCTGCTTAAGCTCCTCAATGAGCAGAAAAATCAGTAGAGTAAGGTGCAGGTTTCGGTGCTAAATCCCAATGCTTTGTTAGGTATGATGCTGCTTATAAATCAGTTGTACTGAGCTGGTCGAAGCATCTCTACCTCTGGCTAATCAAGGAAGCCTGCAACGAAGCGGCAGAGATGCTTCGACTATGCTCCGCATGACGGCCAGAATAAATAGGCCTATTGTCAGTGCTGGTATAGCCGGCGTCCATTGAGTTTAGACGGCGGTACGGCTCCGTTGCGAAGTAGCAGCGGGGCCGGTTGCTAGGTGGGTAGTTGAAGCCGGCTAGTGCTTGCTCGTTCTTAGGTGCAGCGAACAGGGGAGGGGAGTAGGGTGAAAAACACTTAATTTGAGCACTTCAGAATCCACTGCCTACTCTCCCTACCTCTATGAAACCTTACCTCGCTGTTTCCTTGCTTGCCCTCGCTACTACCACTTATGCCCAAACCAGTCCAGTTAAAGTTGAGGTAAAACAAACGGCTGGTCGCTACCAGTTGCTACGCGGCGGCAAGCCGTACTTCATCAATGGCGCGGGCGGCGGGCAATTTCCGGAGCGCATCAAGGCCTGCGGGGGCAATTCCATCCGGACCTGGGGCACGGGCGGCGCTGATAAAGTCTTGGCCGAGGCCAATAAAAACGGGCTTACTGTGATGCTGGGCCTGGATGTGGCTCGGGAGCGGCACGGCTTCGACTACAACAACCCCCAGGCGGTGGCCGAGCAGCTTCAAAAGCTGCGCGCCGAGGTGCTCAAGTACAAAGACAACCCGGCGGTGCTGTTCTGGGGCATCGGCAACGAGCTGAACCTGGAGTATACCAACCCCAAAGTCTGGGATGCCGTGCAGCAAATTGCCCAGATGATTCACGAGGTAGACCCCAATCACCCAACCAGCACCGTGCTGGCCGGCCTCAACCAAAAGGAGGTCGACTACATCAAGGCCAAGTGCCCGGCCGTGGACATCCTTAGCATCAACACGTACGCCGGGCTGGCCTCCATTCCGCAGCAGGTGCGCACCACCGGCTGGACCGGCCCCTACGTGGTAGCCGAATGGGGGCCCACTGGCCACTGGGAAAGCCCCGTAACGCCCTGGAAAGCCTCCGTGGAAGAAACCAGCAGCCAAAAAGCCGCCGTGTACCAGAGCCGCTACGAGGCCTCCGTGGCCAAGGACAAAACCCAGTGTTTTGGCACCTACGTGTTTCTGTGGGGCCAGAAGCAGGAGCGCACGCCCACCTGGTACGGCATCTTCACCGAGGATGGCAAGGAGTCGGAAGTGGTGGATGTCATGCAGTACCTGTGGAGCGGTAAGTGGCCCCAGAACCGCGCCCCGCACCTCACCTCGTTCAAGCTAAATGGTAAGCAGGCCACCGACAACGTGTACCTACAGGCCGGCCAGAGTTACCCCGCCGTTGTCGCCGTCGCGGACCCCGACAAAGACGCCCTGACCTACCGCTACGAACTGCTCCCGGAAAGCACCGACCTCAAATCCGGCGGCGACCGGGAAAGTCGGCCCGTCGCTATTCCGGGCCTGATTCCGGCCGGCGCCTCAGCCCAGACTACCCTCAAAGCCCCCACCAAGGAAGGCGCCTACCGCCTGTTTGTGTACGCCTATGATGGCAAAGACAACGTGGCTACGGCCAATATTCCGTTCTATGTGAAGGGGAAATAGAGTAGGAAACAGTATGAAAAACACCCGAACGTCATTCCGAGCGCAGCGAGGAATCTCGCGTGCTGACGTTGCATAGCTACTCAGATACCAGCCCGTTATTCCGAGCGTAGCGAGGAATGACGGGCTGGTACTTTTCCACCTAGGAAGTATTCTACCTTTCTTCTCCTCATCTTATGCCCCCTACTTTTACCCTCCGCCCCTGGGCCCTGGCCGACTTGGCTAGTCTGGTTCGTTACGCCAATAATTCGGCCATTGCCCGGTACATGAACGACCAGTTCCCGCACCCTTATACAGAGGAAAACGGTAGGGCTTTTATTGACATGGCTAGCCAGGAAAATCCGCCGCACATCCTGGCTATTGAGGTGGCCGGGGAAGCAGTTGGGGGCATCGGGATTCACCCCCGCACCAACATTGAGCGCAAAAACGCCGAGTTGGGCTACTGGCTGGGCGAGCCGTTCTGGGGCCAGGGCATCATCACGGAGGCCGTCCGGCAAATGGTAGACTACGGCTTCCGCACCTTCGATATCACTCGCATTTTCGCCCGGCCCTTCGGCACCAACCTGGCATCCCAACGAGTGCTGGAAAAGGCGGGCTTTGTACTGGAGGCTCGTTTCGAAAACACGTTTTTCAAAAACGGCGAATTTCTAGACGAGCTGATTTACGCAGTGCGGCGGCCATGACGAGCCTGGAAACACCGCGCTTGTTGCTCCGCGAAATTACCCTGGCCGATGCGCCTGGCATCCTAGCTCTGGACTCCGACCCGCGCGTGTTGCGCTACGTGCCTAACCGGCCTATTGCTACCCTCGAGGAAGCCGCGAAAATCATTCACTATATCCGGCAGCAGTACGAGCGCAACGGTATCGGGCGCTGGGCCGTGGTGCGCCTCGATACGCAGGAGTTCATCGGCTGGTGTGGCCTCAAGCTGGTTGATGACAGCGAAGTAAACGGCCGCACCAACTACCACGACATTGGTTACCGCCTGCTACCTCATCACTGGGACCAAGGCTTCGCTTCGGAAGCCGCTGGCGCCACGATGCGCTACGGGCTGGAAATCATGAAGCTGCCGGAAATCAACGCTACCGTTAGGCGGGAAAACACCGCCTCGCGCAACATCCTGGAGAAAGTTGGGCTGCACCTGCAAGAAGATTTTACTGAGCCCGATGGGAATTTGTGGTATTGGTATGGAATACGGAATGCTCAGGGGCAGTGAACAAGGCTGTGTAACATAGAGCAAAAAGTGCGTGTCACGCGGAGCCCCGCGAAGCATCTTTACCGCTTCGTTGCAATGCTAGGACTTCGGTAGAGATACTTCGGCTGCGCGGACGCCAGATCAAGCATGACACCTGCTTTTGTTGCGTGATATGTCCGTCCGCCTTCCTACATCCGCTCCAGCAACTCGTCGAAGGTGCGGAGTAGCTCGGCGCGGCTGGCCTCGGGCTCGGCTTCTAGGCGCTGCTCAAATACTTCGCGCTCCGTGAAATCGTGGAGGCTGCGGGTGAGGGGCGTATCGTCGGTTTCCTCGGCCTGCCCCAGGGCGCGGAGCTTGACTAGGCGGAAGTGACGGCGGGCCAGCACTTCCAGCTGCTGCCGGTCCAGGGCCTGAATCACGGTTAGTAGGGCATCGGCTACTTCCAGTTGGGTTAGCTCCGAATGAATCTGCACATCAGCCCAGGCGGGGAGGGGGTAGCCGGTGTTGTCGTAGGCTGTGAGCCCTTCCGTTACTTCCTGCAGGGTGCCGTGGAAACGCACCAGTCGCCGGGCGCCGGGCACCGGCAGGCTTTGCAGTTCCGTGAGCTTGCCGCCCTGAAAATCCAGCAGCAGTACTTCCTTGGGGTGGTCGATTTCCGAAAACGACAGCGGAATGGGCGAGCCCGAATAGCGGATATGCTCCCGGCCGCCTACCCGTTGCGGGCGGTGCAAATGCCCCAGGGCCACGTAATCGAACACGGCCGGGAAGTGGTCGGCCGTAATCTGGCCCAGGTTGCCCACGTGAATCGTGCGTTCCGAATCCGACGGGGCCGCGCCGGCCGCGTAGAGGTGGCCGGTCGCCAGCACGGGCAGGCCTAAGTCTTTGAGTTGCCAGACCTGCTCTACCTCGGCGCAACGGGCGTAGTGGTCGGCAATGCCCTGTTTGATGCGGGCTTCCCGTTCCTCGGCCGTCTCGCCGGGCACCGACAGGCGCACGTCCCGGTCGCGCAGAAAGGGCACGGCGCACACCACCAGGCCCGGTTTGCCCTGGGCATCATCCAGCACCAATACTTGCTCCTCGAAGCAGTCGGGCACGCAGCCCACCACGTGCACGCGCAGGTGGCGCAGCAAGCGGGCCGGGGCATTGAGGGTAGCCGGCGAGTCGTGGTTGCCTCCTACCACTACCACGTCGCGGCAGCCGGTGCCGCGCATGCTGAGCAAAAAGGAGTAGTACAGTTCCAGGGCCTGATTAGAGGGCGAGCCAGTGTCGAAAATGTCACCGGCTACCACCAGCACTTCTACCTGCTGCTCGCGCACGGTTTGCACTAGCCACTCCAGAAAGTGGCGGTGCTCGTCGGTTCGCTCGTGGCCCTGAATAAACCGCTGGCCTAGGTGCCAGTCGGCGGTGTGTAGTACGCGCATGACTACGAAGATACTCCGGCCGGCGGGAAGAAGAAAGCCCGGCGGGTTGCACCCAGCCAGCAGCCCTTAGCGGCGTGGCTGCGGCCCCTTCCGAGTCAGGCGGAAAAAGGAGCGTTATTTTTTCTCCCAAATCGTGCGCTTAAACTCGGCGGTGCTGAAATCCTGACCATTGATGCGGGTGTTACCAATAAAGCCGCCGAGGTAACCCAGCCGGTTGCATCCCTCATCTACCACCTCAGCGGAGCCGTCGGCAATGCAGTTACCTGGTTCGAATACAAACACCGTTTTGCCTTGAAAAAGGTATTCCTTAACGTAGGCGCCCTCCTCGCACGGCGACTCTCGCTCCAGGTTGATGGTTTTCTGTCGAATACAGCTGGGAGTGCCTTTCTCAATGTCAGTCTCATCACAAGCCGTACACAGCAGGGTAGGGGCTAGTAGTAAGTAGAACGCCTTTTTCATGTTAAGGAACCGGTTTCATGATAATGGAAAAGGCCAGAACCGTAGTCCTGGCCTTTGGGAGAGTATGGGTTGCGCCGAGAGGTTGCACCGGAACGCAAATGCCCGGACGCTGACTTATACGGTTGCCGATTGAGGCTGAAATGAGGTAATAGCTTCCCCCAGATCGTACACGGGCACCTCCGCCGGTAGGGCGGCCTGCAGAATGCTGGCCCCAGCCGCCGAGCGGTAGCCCCCAGCGCAATGTACCAGCACGGGTTTGGTGGTAGGCACCTCGTGGGCCCGCTCCCGCAGCTCCGGCAGCGGAATCAGCAGGGCGTTGTCGAAGATGGGCTGCTGGGCCTCCGTGCGGTTGCGGATGTCGACAATGGTGAAATCCTGGGGTTGCTGCCGAACGTGCTCTACATCGGTGGCGGGGCTGGTGACGGGCAGCTCGCGGGGCGTGAGCAAGGCGCCCTTGATGTTGCCCTCGTAGCCGATTTTAGCCGTTTTGCGAATGACTGTGTCTAAGGCAATCTGGGAGTCGGCAATCAGGTAAAACGGTTCCTGCGGCCCCACAATGGAGCCCAACCACGTTTCAAACTTGCCGCCGTCCATCAGGTTGATGGCCCCGGACAGGTGGCCCGCCCGAAATTCCTCGGCGGGGCGGGTGTCAATCAGTACTACCCCCGGCTCCAGCGGAATACCCGAGTGCAAGCGCGGCACCGCCCGGACGCTGTCCTCGAAGGAGGAAGCACCCTGCTTGTTGAGCAGTACATCGTGCCCGAAATACTTGGGCATAAACGGCTGATCCTCTAGCAGGACCTTAATAAACTCATCCTGCGACATGGGCTGCAGGGCGTAATTAGTTTTTAGCTCCTTGCCTATGGTGCTGTC of Hymenobacter sublimis contains these proteins:
- a CDS encoding RagB/SusD family nutrient uptake outer membrane protein, whose translation is MKKTLSAAAMLTALLLASSCDINEEFQGSLTPDQVSTGNAASLLDGVYTSMRSPFQGATQVFALSEVTTDERIMPTRAGDWDDNGVWRQLHLHTWDANHSQVRDAFANLGGVVFAANDVLRPEFNASVQQQAEARFLRAWAMYWTLDLFDQVPYREPGESVAANARVRKGTEALDYIISEVNAVLTNLPDGPAYRANKDAARGLLMKCYLNRGVYANRAAPTFAAADMNQVITLANQIINTGRYTFATNYFDNFAPDNTAIGTENIFTELNIGGVSSGAQFDLWRFISHYNMTPSGYNGPAALPGFYDKFGASDIRRGTVYTYKNGPANPGKRQNVGFLIGQQYNLTTGAPLTDRTGAPLAFTREVRIIETGANLEVTGIRPMKYPPDFTNNGAGTTDNDMVHLRLPDILLMKAEAILRGGTATAAGTYGATPLALVNSIRTHGSRNAGPLTSLDLTTLLDERGRELYLEQWRRQDMVRFGKFLSPGEQRTTTSDPKYLIFPIPNQQLAVNPNLTQNPGY
- the treF gene encoding alpha,alpha-trehalase TreF, with protein sequence MLIIKKIGAAFLLLLPLLALAQPTPRQLYPGLFEAVQLGQVYPDGKTFVDMLPTVAPSVVLAAYQKEKGRPGFDLKAFTKRYFYLPATDTALYRSNIQGGIRAHLDTLWTVLRRPAQTQVPPYSSLLPLPHPYVVPGGRFREVYYWDSYFTMLGLREAGRQDLVRDMVDNFAYLIDKLGFIPNGNRTYYLTRSQPPFFAQMVGLLAEGPDSVAVLGRYRPALAREYAYWMAGAEALKPGQADRRVVCLPGGELLNRYWDDSDQPREESYRADVEAGRRTKQPLPQFYRNVRAAAASGWDFSTRWFGPDGQLGSIRTTELVPVDLNCLLLTMERGLARAHRAAGQLPQAREYEQKVQARAAAIRRYCWDAAAGWFVDYDLTQRRFATARTLAGTFPLTYGVATPEQARAIAQGLESAFLSPGGLLTTTKVSSQQWDAPNAWAPLQYVAIEGLRRYQQPVLANIIARRWMDLNVRVFTQTGKLLEKYNVTDLTRPAGGGEYKLQDGFGWTNGVLLKLLNEQKNQ
- a CDS encoding glycoside hydrolase family 2 TIM barrel-domain containing protein — translated: MKPYLAVSLLALATTTYAQTSPVKVEVKQTAGRYQLLRGGKPYFINGAGGGQFPERIKACGGNSIRTWGTGGADKVLAEANKNGLTVMLGLDVARERHGFDYNNPQAVAEQLQKLRAEVLKYKDNPAVLFWGIGNELNLEYTNPKVWDAVQQIAQMIHEVDPNHPTSTVLAGLNQKEVDYIKAKCPAVDILSINTYAGLASIPQQVRTTGWTGPYVVAEWGPTGHWESPVTPWKASVEETSSQKAAVYQSRYEASVAKDKTQCFGTYVFLWGQKQERTPTWYGIFTEDGKESEVVDVMQYLWSGKWPQNRAPHLTSFKLNGKQATDNVYLQAGQSYPAVVAVADPDKDALTYRYELLPESTDLKSGGDRESRPVAIPGLIPAGASAQTTLKAPTKEGAYRLFVYAYDGKDNVATANIPFYVKGK
- a CDS encoding GNAT family N-acetyltransferase, translated to MPPTFTLRPWALADLASLVRYANNSAIARYMNDQFPHPYTEENGRAFIDMASQENPPHILAIEVAGEAVGGIGIHPRTNIERKNAELGYWLGEPFWGQGIITEAVRQMVDYGFRTFDITRIFARPFGTNLASQRVLEKAGFVLEARFENTFFKNGEFLDELIYAVRRP
- a CDS encoding GNAT family N-acetyltransferase, encoding MTSLETPRLLLREITLADAPGILALDSDPRVLRYVPNRPIATLEEAAKIIHYIRQQYERNGIGRWAVVRLDTQEFIGWCGLKLVDDSEVNGRTNYHDIGYRLLPHHWDQGFASEAAGATMRYGLEIMKLPEINATVRRENTASRNILEKVGLHLQEDFTEPDGNLWYWYGIRNAQGQ
- the sbcD gene encoding exonuclease subunit SbcD is translated as MRVLHTADWHLGQRFIQGHERTDEHRHFLEWLVQTVREQQVEVLVVAGDIFDTGSPSNQALELYYSFLLSMRGTGCRDVVVVGGNHDSPATLNAPARLLRHLRVHVVGCVPDCFEEQVLVLDDAQGKPGLVVCAVPFLRDRDVRLSVPGETAEEREARIKQGIADHYARCAEVEQVWQLKDLGLPVLATGHLYAAGAAPSDSERTIHVGNLGQITADHFPAVFDYVALGHLHRPQRVGGREHIRYSGSPIPLSFSEIDHPKEVLLLDFQGGKLTELQSLPVPGARRLVRFHGTLQEVTEGLTAYDNTGYPLPAWADVQIHSELTQLEVADALLTVIQALDRQQLEVLARRHFRLVKLRALGQAEETDDTPLTRSLHDFTEREVFEQRLEAEPEASRAELLRTFDELLERM
- a CDS encoding DUF6970 domain-containing protein; this translates as MKKAFYLLLAPTLLCTACDETDIEKGTPSCIRQKTINLERESPCEEGAYVKEYLFQGKTVFVFEPGNCIADGSAEVVDEGCNRLGYLGGFIGNTRINGQDFSTAEFKRTIWEKK
- a CDS encoding MBL fold metallo-hydrolase, with the protein product MSPLPSSTGSVQIQQFYDKGLAHASYAIRSNRQVAIIDPARDPQPYYDFADEHEATIIAVIETHPHADFVSSHLEIARETGATIYASKLVKASYPHQTFDDGQRITLGSVELHALNTPGHSPDSISVLLMDELGQTRAVFTGDTLFVGDVGRPDLREDDNVGGHSREQLAAQLYQSTRQKLMTLPATTRVYPAHGPGSLCGKTTSPDLDSTIGKELKTNYALQPMSQDEFIKVLLEDQPFMPKYFGHDVLLNKQGASSFEDSVRAVPRLHSGIPLEPGVVLIDTRPAEEFRAGHLSGAINLMDGGKFETWLGSIVGPQEPFYLIADSQIALDTVIRKTAKIGYEGNIKGALLTPRELPVTSPATDVEHVRQQPQDFTIVDIRNRTEAQQPIFDNALLIPLPELRERAHEVPTTKPVLVHCAGGYRSAAGASILQAALPAEVPVYDLGEAITSFQPQSATV